One Kitasatospora sp. NBC_01287 DNA window includes the following coding sequences:
- a CDS encoding septum formation initiator family protein encodes MAGWKIPGLSGRPRFTSRATVLILVLCSLVAILAYPTRQFINQRDQINAQRVKAEQARRQVEQLTGELARWQDPEFVKAQARERLHYAMPGETPFVSVDPTPSAAAQPSGRGSARAAAQAAKPWYAAVWDSVDAAATPAPVPAPAP; translated from the coding sequence ATGGCAGGCTGGAAGATCCCGGGTCTGAGCGGCCGGCCGCGGTTCACCAGCCGGGCCACCGTGCTGATCCTGGTGCTCTGCTCGCTGGTGGCGATCCTCGCCTATCCGACCAGGCAGTTCATCAACCAGCGCGACCAGATCAACGCCCAGCGGGTCAAGGCCGAGCAGGCCCGCCGGCAGGTCGAGCAGCTGACCGGTGAGCTGGCCCGCTGGCAGGACCCGGAGTTCGTCAAGGCGCAGGCCCGGGAGCGGCTGCACTACGCGATGCCCGGCGAGACCCCCTTCGTCTCGGTCGACCCCACCCCGTCGGCCGCCGCCCAGCCCTCGGGCCGCGGCTCCGCCCGGGCCGCCGCGCAGGCGGCCAAGCCCTGGTACGCCGCCGTCTGGGACTCGGTGGACGCGGCCGCGACCCCCGCTCCCGTCCCCGCCCCCGCTCCGTGA